One part of the Ochotona princeps isolate mOchPri1 chromosome 18, mOchPri1.hap1, whole genome shotgun sequence genome encodes these proteins:
- the LOC131482520 gene encoding USP6 N-terminal-like protein translates to MLKNYSKYHDSEKFHQRIFKGIPGQVHGKVWRLLLGVDAKKAQNPGKFEELKEQAKLRSNQFHQIDSAVCWTFRNHLMFQKRYGLKQRGLFEVLMAYAMYKPEVGYGQGLSHVAALLLMWLGEEDAFWALVQLMEKEKYSMDGLYKPGLPQLEKLQEHLGDTVQCTMPTLSKHLEEQGVSLKTCTTHWFIQCFLDAVPFHLALRIWDIFILEGAHVLTTMAYVTLKLNKKRLLKMPQDHIREFLQVTLKQAWDQDDNIIVKHLQASKRDLAKRQCLLPPQAMPGQSCSLDQQPVNVPEQPVPAPTTLQGTETAQALEPLCPHPESSAPLAETPPVEPATFRPINSIQYFNPTKADMQSNAFLHTSPKTMPSVELLSTHWPLVLPTSTTPPPPGSD, encoded by the exons ATGCTAAAAAACTATAGCAAGTACCATGACAGTGAGAAG TTCCATCAACGCATTTTTAAGGGAATCCCTGGTCAGGTGCACGGGAAAGTGTGGAGGCTACTCCTGGGTGTGGATGCAAAGAAGGCCCAGAACCCAGGAAAATTTGAG GAGCTTAAAGAGCAAGCCAAGCTGCGCTCCAATCAATTTCATCAAATTGATTCTGCGGTGTGTTGGACATTTAGAAACCACCTCATGTTCCAAAAACGATATGGACTAAA GCAGCGAGGTTTGTTCGAAGTCTTGATGGCCTATGCCATGTATAAGCCG GAGGTGGGCTATGGCCAGGGCCTGAGCCACGTAGCAGCCCTGCTGCTAATGTGGCTAGGTGAGGAGGATGCATTTTGGGCTCTGGTCCAGCTCATGGAGAAGGAAAAATACTCAATGGATG GTCTCTACAAACCTGGATTGCCACAGCTGGAAAAGCTCCAGGAACATCTGGGTGATACTGTGCAGTGCACAATGCCCACTCTCTCAAAACACCTG GAGGAGCAGGGAGTGAGCCTCAAGACCTGCACCACACACTGGTTcatccagtgtttcctggatGCT GTGCCATTCCATCTGGCTTTGAGGATTTGGGACATTTTTATATTAGAAGGGGCACACGTCCTCACCACCATGGCCTATGTCACCCTAAAATTGAACAAAA AACGCCTACTGAAGATGCCCCAGGACCACATCCGGGAGTTCCTGCAGGTGACTCTCAAGCAAGCCTGGGACCAGGATGACAACATCATTGTCAAGCACCTTCAAGCTTCCAAGAGGGATCTGGCCAAGCGACAatgcctcctgcctccccagg CAATGCCTGGCCAGTCCTGCAGCCTGGATCAGCAGCCTGTCAATGTCCCTGAGCAGCCAGTTCCTGCCCCCACAACACTGCAAGGCACAGAGACAGCTCAGGCCCTGGAGCCACTGTGCCCACACCCTGAATCCTCAGCACCACTTGCTGAGACTCCCCCCGTGGAACCAGCCACGTTTCGCCCCAtca ACTCAATTCAGTACTTCAACCCTACA AAGGCTGATATGCAGAGCAACGCATTCCTTCATACGAGCCCTAAGACCATGCCCAGCGTGGAGCTGCTCAGCACACACTGGCCGCTGGTGCTGCCCACCTCCaccacccctcctcccccaggcagTGACTAG
- the LOC131482521 gene encoding solute carrier family 52, riboflavin transporter, member 3-like yields MTVLTHLLVCIFGTGSWVAINGLWVELPLLVTELPEGWNLPSYLTVVIQLANIGPLLVSLLHCFRPGCLSEVPVIFTVLGVGTLACLLIAFLWNMTSWLQGGQHSVAFVVLTFFLALVDCTSSVTFLPFMSRLPSYYLTTFFMGEGLSGLLPALVALAQGSGLSASMSQTQCSVAGLGHKVT; encoded by the exons ATGACCGTGCtcacacacctgctggtttgcatctTCGGCACGGGCTCCTGGGTGGCCATCAATGGTCTGTGGGTGGAGCTGCCACTGCTGGTGACAGAGCTGCCTGAAGGCTGGAACCTGCCCTCCTACCTCACCGTGGTCATCCAGTTGGCCAACATCGGGCCCCTGCTGGTCAGCCTGCTGCATTGCTTCCGGCCTGGCTGCCTCTCGGAGGTTCCTGTGATCTTCACCGTGCTGGGGGTGGGCACCCTGGCCTGTCTGCTCATCGCCTTCCTCTGGAACATGACCTCCTGGCTGCAGGGCGGCCAGCACAGTGTCGCCTTCGTGGTCCTCACCTTCTTCCTGGCCCTGGTGGACTGCACCTCCTCTGTCACCTTTCTGCCCTTCATGAGCCGCCTGCCCTCCTACTATCTCACCACCTTCTTCATGGGCGAAGGGCTCAGCggcctcctgcctgccctggttgctctggcccagggctcagggctctcTGCGTCAATGTCACAGACAC AGTGCTCTGTGGCTGGCCTAGGACACAAAGTGACCTAA